In the genome of Egibacteraceae bacterium, the window CGATGGGGCCGCGGGAGGAGCCCCAGCCGAGGACGAGCACCCGGGGTGCGCCGTCCCCCTCGTCGACGGTGAGGGCCGGCAGGTCGTCGGCGATGCGATCGACCTTGGCCTGCCGGAGCAGGGTCATGCGGTGGTGGTTGTCGGGTTCGTAGGAGATGTTGCCCGAACCGTCCGCCTTCTCCAGGCCCCCGATGCGGTGCTCCAGACCGGTGACGCCGGGGATCGCCCACGGTCGGGCCAGCGTCCGGGGATCGCGCCGGAACGGCTGGAAGTCGCCGCTCTCGTCTGCGTTGGCGAAGTTCACGAGGACCGAGAGGTCCACCAGCCCGTCGATGTCGGGGATGAGCCACGGCTCCGCACCGTTGGCCAGGTAGCCGTCCGACAGCAGCATCACCGGGGTGCGGTAGGTGATGGCGATCCGTGCGGCCTCGACGGCGGCGTCGAAGCAGTCCCCCGGGGTGGCCGCGGCGATGATCGGCATCGGGGCCTCGCCGTTGCGTCCGAACATCGCCTGCAGGAGGTCGGTCTGCTCGGTCTTGGTCGGCAGACCCGTGGACGGACCGCCGCGCTGGATGTTCACCACGATCAGGGGCAGCTCGACGCTGACGGCCAGACCCAGCGTCTCGCTCTTCAGGGCGATGCCCGGGCCGGACGTCACCGTGGCGGCGAGGTGGCCGGCGAACGAGGCCCCGAGCGCGGCGCCCACCCCGGCGATCTCGTCCTCGGCCTGGAACGTGCGCACGCCGAAGCGCTTGTGCCGGGCGAGCTCCTCCAGCACGTCGCTCGCCGGGGTGATGGGGTAGCAGCCGAGGAACAGGGGCAGGCGGGCGCGTTCCGCGGCCGCCATCAGCCCGTAGGCCAGGGCGAGGTTCCCGGTGATCTGGCGGTAGCGGCCAGGGGGCATGTCCTTGGCCGGGGCGACCTCGTAGGCGTGTGCGAAGACCTCGGTGGTCTCGCCGAACGCGACGCCAGCCCGGAACACCGCGAGGTTGCCCTCGGCGACCGCCGGCCGGGAGGCGAACGTCGCGCGGATGCGCGCGATGATCGGCTCGGTGGGCCGGGAGTACATCCAGCACATCAACCCGAGGGCGAACATGTTCTTCGCGCGGTCCCGGTCCTTCTTGCCCAGGTCGGAGTCCACCAGGGTCTGCGGGGTCAGGCTGGTCAGCGGGATGGTGTGGACGCGGTAGCCCGCGAGGCTGCCGTCCTCGAGCGGGTTGGTGTCATAGCGGGCCTTCTTCAGGTTCGCCGGTGTGAAGGCGTCGGCGTTGACGATCAGGATGCCGCCCGGCGCGAGGCTGGCCAGGTTGGTCCGTAGCGCGGCGGGGTTCATGGCCACGAGCACGTCCGGCGCGTCGCCGGGGGTGAAGATGTCGTGGTCGGCGAACTGCAGCTGGAACCCCGACACGCCCGGGAGCGATCCGGCGGGGGCGCGGATCTCGGCGGGGAAGTCGGGCAGGGTGGCCAGGTCGTTGCCCGACAGCGCGGTCACAGAGGTGAACTGGTTGCCCGTGAGCTGCATCCCGTCACCGGAGTCGCCGGCGAAG includes:
- a CDS encoding 2-oxoacid:acceptor oxidoreductase subunit alpha, translated to MKQNPQMLVERVDAVTIRFAGDSGDGMQLTGNQFTSVTALSGNDLATLPDFPAEIRAPAGSLPGVSGFQLQFADHDIFTPGDAPDVLVAMNPAALRTNLASLAPGGILIVNADAFTPANLKKARYDTNPLEDGSLAGYRVHTIPLTSLTPQTLVDSDLGKKDRDRAKNMFALGLMCWMYSRPTEPIIARIRATFASRPAVAEGNLAVFRAGVAFGETTEVFAHAYEVAPAKDMPPGRYRQITGNLALAYGLMAAAERARLPLFLGCYPITPASDVLEELARHKRFGVRTFQAEDEIAGVGAALGASFAGHLAATVTSGPGIALKSETLGLAVSVELPLIVVNIQRGGPSTGLPTKTEQTDLLQAMFGRNGEAPMPIIAAATPGDCFDAAVEAARIAITYRTPVMLLSDGYLANGAEPWLIPDIDGLVDLSVLVNFANADESGDFQPFRRDPRTLARPWAIPGVTGLEHRIGGLEKADGSGNISYEPDNHHRMTLLRQAKVDRIADDLPALTVDEGDGAPRVLVLGWGSSRGPIEAAVRRVRRRGMAVARAHLRHLNPFPSNTGEVLAAYDRVLVPEMNMGQLSLLLRARYLVDVRGYNHVTGQPFTAGELEQAIVEHVKEQSWHAP